A region from the uncultured Bacteroides sp. genome encodes:
- a CDS encoding RagB/SusD family nutrient uptake outer membrane protein, giving the protein MKRNKILFVVLLAGIIGASITSCSSDFLDEKLTTQYSTDRLKTTEGLDELSTGAYQKLKFKFNYVWGIELFNLGVDEFTDANNSIPSYNCYSADLNSAESDANSPFWDNMYGAIESANTLIQNVPLYYDQSNPNYNTRLGEGYFMRGYFYLQLVAQYGGVPLKLAPSTSVDTYYTRASEEECFAQIIADLEQAYDLLPTTPAETGRITKWAAAHYLAKAHLTRASELYSSWNASTTTADLAAVIKYGSEVVAAHPLCDDYVNLWDYQKANSANEKVSEVVLAAQFSDDQTTWGRYGNQMHLYYPSVYQDIAGTKRDISGGREFSYARATNYTMDVFDRVNDSRFWKSFITCYGCNTTSGAPTWSDANAKLGPRGTVAGSKRFTGGELAIKYVVNDAGDSRYEPVVNDATGVLKDGIMQNTHTFVRYFNNEPQAWVGKHGNEGYYGIQKRSVALSKYRDGYRISIASQFGTRDAILARSAEDVLMVAEAYARQGEAQYDNAIIWINKLRDRAAFKEGEDRSVNVDGGQAYKNNSYCTGNGGGYSSDGAVYWDKNTYYESNDDMSATTASTKAGLHINSVADIYNSKIDSPIYAKLGCTSNADKMMCFILNERTRELCGETLRWEDLVRTKTLEARWKAFNDGYVRGNTAFSASIHYYRPIPQTFLDAITNENGKSLTSEEKAAMQNPGY; this is encoded by the coding sequence ATGAAAAGAAATAAAATATTATTTGTAGTGTTGCTGGCTGGTATAATAGGTGCTTCCATTACGTCTTGTAGCAGTGATTTTTTGGACGAAAAATTGACCACACAATATAGTACTGACCGCCTTAAGACAACTGAAGGTCTTGATGAATTATCGACTGGTGCTTATCAGAAGTTGAAATTTAAATTTAACTATGTCTGGGGAATTGAGTTATTTAATTTAGGTGTTGATGAATTCACTGATGCTAATAATTCTATTCCTAGCTACAACTGTTACAGTGCTGATCTAAATTCTGCAGAGTCAGATGCAAATTCTCCTTTCTGGGATAACATGTATGGCGCTATCGAATCGGCCAATACATTGATACAGAATGTTCCACTTTATTATGATCAGTCCAATCCTAATTATAATACTCGTTTGGGCGAAGGTTACTTTATGCGTGGTTATTTCTATTTGCAATTAGTGGCTCAATATGGTGGAGTTCCTTTAAAATTAGCCCCTTCAACAAGTGTTGACACTTATTATACGCGTGCTTCAGAAGAAGAATGTTTTGCTCAGATTATTGCGGATCTGGAGCAAGCTTATGATCTTTTGCCTACTACTCCGGCAGAGACAGGTCGTATTACTAAATGGGCAGCAGCTCATTATTTGGCTAAAGCTCATTTGACTCGTGCCAGTGAATTGTATTCTTCATGGAATGCATCAACAACTACAGCTGATTTAGCCGCTGTTATTAAATATGGTTCAGAGGTAGTTGCTGCTCATCCATTGTGCGATGATTATGTTAATTTGTGGGATTACCAAAAAGCTAATAGCGCTAATGAAAAAGTTTCTGAAGTTGTTTTAGCTGCTCAATTCTCTGATGATCAAACAACTTGGGGGCGTTATGGTAATCAAATGCACCTTTATTATCCTTCAGTTTATCAAGATATAGCCGGAACTAAACGAGATATATCCGGTGGACGCGAATTCTCATATGCTCGTGCTACTAATTATACAATGGATGTTTTTGATCGCGTTAATGACTCGCGTTTCTGGAAATCATTTATTACTTGCTACGGATGTAATACAACTTCTGGCGCTCCAACTTGGTCAGATGCAAATGCTAAATTAGGGCCAAGGGGTACTGTTGCTGGTTCTAAACGTTTTACCGGAGGTGAGTTGGCTATTAAATATGTTGTAAATGATGCTGGAGATTCTCGTTATGAACCCGTTGTAAATGATGCTACTGGGGTATTGAAAGATGGCATTATGCAAAATACTCATACTTTTGTGCGATATTTCAACAATGAACCTCAAGCATGGGTCGGCAAACACGGAAATGAAGGTTACTATGGCATACAAAAACGTTCTGTAGCTTTATCTAAATATCGTGATGGGTATCGTATCTCCATTGCTTCTCAGTTCGGTACTCGTGATGCCATATTGGCTCGTTCTGCAGAAGATGTTCTTATGGTTGCGGAGGCTTATGCCCGCCAAGGCGAAGCTCAGTATGATAATGCTATCATATGGATTAATAAGTTACGTGATCGTGCAGCCTTTAAAGAGGGTGAAGATCGTTCCGTAAATGTGGACGGCGGTCAGGCATACAAGAATAACTCTTACTGTACAGGCAATGGTGGAGGTTATTCTTCTGACGGTGCTGTGTATTGGGATAAAAATACTTATTATGAATCAAATGATGATATGTCAGCAACTACAGCTTCTACTAAAGCAGGTTTACATATTAATTCTGTCGCAGATATCTATAATTCAAAAATAGATTCTCCTATTTATGCGAAACTGGGTTGCACAAGTAATGCAGATAAGATGATGTGTTTCATTTTAAATGAACGGACTCGTGAGCTTTGTGGTGAAACACTTCGTTGGGAAGATTTAGTGCGTACTAAGACTTTGGAGGCTCGTTGGAAAGCTTTCAATGATGGTTATGTTAGAGGTAATACTGCATTTAGTGCATCTATTCACTACTATCGTCCTATTCCGCAAACATTTTTGGATGCTATTACTAATGAAAATGGTAAATCTCTGACGTCTGAAGAGAAAGCTGCAATGCAGAATCCAGGTTATTAA
- a CDS encoding TonB-dependent receptor translates to MKPPIFLFCLAVFFIISSVGIQSVSAAVNAVQQQRNTVTGIVEDSHGEPIIGANVKVKDSSIGTITDLDGVFKLTVPLGSKLVISFIGYETVTVQATTKMKVVLEENSMELSEVEVVAYGAQKKVTVTGAISSVKGGELTKTPTGSISNMLSGQLTGLTTVQYSGEPGSDAATIFVRGQGTWEDSSPLIQVDGVERSFNEIDPNEIESISILKDASATAVFGVRGANGVVLITTKRGQEGKAKISFTTSASVIAPTATIEKANAYQYAMFYNQMQKNDNPDATPMFSDEVIQKFKDHSDPIRFPDTDWVNYCLKNTAIQTQHNINISGGTKTVRYFLSAGAYTQNGLFKQFDLPYDLSYQYNRFNYRSNLDIDVTKTTTISLNLGGSVDNTHKPYTGQGAAGMLKNMYWATPFSSPGLVNGKMVYTTTEYGLPFVGGSGMTYYGGGFMGTSNNKLTSDVILNQKLNFITKGLSMRIKGSYNGSFVNRKNGVASIATYTPVLMSDGTIAYKKSGANSQISYQENDGDQGIARDWYMEAAFDYDRTFGNHHVSGLLLYNQSKEYYPSEYSDIPRGYVGLVGRATYDWKSRYMLELNVGYNGSENFAPDKRFGTFPAGSVGWVVSEEKFWDFIKPVVNYMKLRVSMGLVGNDKIGGNRFMYTPDPYGVNNNTSPNRLGYGYNFGINNGTLSYGAYEQSKHNADVTWEKAFKQNYGMDFSLLSDRLKASVDYYKEHRKDILLSDGTAPLVLGFTLPPANLGIVNSWGWELSLKWSDMINPKFRYFVGFNLSNNQNKIIERKEAPLNNDYQYSKGHRIGARSLYQFFEYYNENTPQHYKEAYGEEFPTQLQTLQNGDCVYVDLDHNGKIDTNDMSRALGHTDDPEYLAGVNMGFSWKNLDVSLQWTGAWDVTRMIDDLFRRPFISGSTNNQGGLLRYHVENTWTEENPSQSAAYPRATWVNATNNYAASTLYEQDASYLRLKSLQVAYNFHFPFMQKMKLNTCQLSFSGYNLLTFTDYMWGDPESTATGSPTYPLTKTYSLSLKLGF, encoded by the coding sequence ATGAAACCACCTATTTTTCTGTTTTGCTTAGCAGTATTCTTTATTATTTCATCAGTGGGAATACAATCTGTATCGGCTGCAGTGAATGCTGTTCAACAACAAAGAAATACTGTAACAGGTATTGTTGAAGATTCTCATGGAGAACCTATCATTGGAGCCAATGTAAAGGTGAAAGACAGTAGTATTGGTACAATTACTGACTTAGATGGAGTCTTTAAGCTTACAGTTCCTTTAGGGAGTAAGTTAGTTATTTCATTTATTGGTTATGAGACGGTAACGGTACAGGCCACAACTAAAATGAAAGTGGTCTTGGAAGAAAACTCTATGGAGCTTAGTGAAGTAGAGGTTGTTGCATATGGTGCACAAAAGAAAGTGACAGTAACTGGTGCCATATCCAGCGTGAAAGGAGGTGAGCTAACTAAGACACCTACCGGATCTATTTCTAATATGTTGTCCGGGCAGTTAACAGGTCTTACGACTGTACAATATTCTGGTGAACCGGGTTCGGATGCGGCCACTATTTTTGTGCGCGGGCAAGGTACCTGGGAAGATTCCTCTCCCTTGATTCAAGTGGATGGTGTCGAACGGAGTTTTAACGAAATTGATCCAAATGAGATCGAAAGCATTTCTATATTGAAAGACGCTTCGGCAACGGCGGTTTTTGGAGTTCGTGGTGCTAATGGTGTAGTCTTAATCACGACTAAGCGTGGGCAAGAAGGGAAGGCGAAAATTTCTTTCACAACTTCTGCTAGTGTAATTGCTCCTACGGCAACCATTGAAAAAGCAAATGCCTATCAGTATGCTATGTTTTACAATCAAATGCAAAAGAATGACAATCCGGATGCTACGCCTATGTTTTCTGATGAAGTGATCCAGAAGTTTAAAGACCATTCTGACCCCATTCGTTTTCCGGATACTGACTGGGTGAATTACTGCTTGAAGAATACGGCTATTCAGACACAACACAATATCAATATTTCAGGTGGTACGAAAACCGTGCGTTATTTCCTCTCTGCAGGTGCTTATACGCAAAATGGATTATTCAAACAATTTGACTTACCGTATGACCTTAGTTATCAATACAATCGATTTAACTATCGTTCGAACTTGGATATTGATGTCACCAAAACCACAACTATTTCATTGAATTTGGGCGGTAGTGTGGACAATACTCACAAACCATACACCGGTCAAGGGGCTGCTGGAATGCTTAAAAACATGTATTGGGCTACCCCGTTCTCAAGTCCTGGCTTGGTAAATGGAAAGATGGTATATACGACCACAGAATATGGCTTGCCTTTCGTGGGAGGTTCGGGTATGACTTATTATGGTGGAGGATTTATGGGTACTAGTAATAATAAGTTGACTTCCGACGTAATCCTGAACCAGAAGTTAAACTTCATTACGAAAGGACTTTCTATGCGAATTAAAGGTTCTTATAACGGTAGTTTTGTCAATAGAAAAAACGGCGTTGCTTCCATTGCAACGTACACTCCGGTTCTGATGAGCGACGGAACGATTGCTTATAAGAAAAGCGGAGCTAACTCGCAAATTAGCTATCAAGAAAACGACGGCGATCAAGGAATTGCACGTGATTGGTATATGGAAGCTGCCTTTGATTATGATCGTACTTTTGGCAATCACCACGTTTCGGGGTTGTTGCTTTATAATCAATCTAAGGAATATTATCCTTCTGAATACTCTGATATTCCCCGAGGATATGTAGGTTTGGTAGGACGTGCCACATATGACTGGAAGAGCCGCTATATGCTAGAATTGAATGTTGGTTATAATGGTTCTGAAAATTTTGCACCTGACAAACGCTTCGGAACTTTTCCTGCAGGTTCTGTAGGATGGGTTGTTAGCGAAGAAAAATTTTGGGATTTTATCAAGCCGGTGGTTAATTACATGAAGCTTCGTGTGTCCATGGGTCTTGTGGGTAATGACAAGATAGGAGGTAATCGATTTATGTACACTCCTGATCCTTATGGAGTCAATAATAACACGTCTCCCAACCGATTAGGTTATGGTTACAATTTTGGCATTAACAACGGTACACTTTCTTATGGAGCGTATGAGCAGTCGAAACATAATGCGGATGTGACATGGGAAAAGGCTTTCAAACAGAACTATGGAATGGACTTTAGTCTCTTAAGTGATCGTTTGAAAGCAAGTGTCGACTACTACAAAGAGCACCGTAAAGACATTTTGCTTTCAGATGGAACGGCTCCATTAGTTTTGGGTTTTACGCTGCCGCCTGCTAATCTCGGTATTGTAAACAGCTGGGGTTGGGAACTTTCGTTGAAATGGAGCGATATGATTAATCCTAAATTTAGGTACTTTGTAGGCTTTAACCTTTCGAACAACCAGAATAAAATTATTGAGCGAAAAGAAGCTCCTTTAAACAACGATTACCAATATTCCAAGGGACATCGCATTGGGGCGCGTAGTTTATATCAATTCTTTGAATACTACAATGAGAATACGCCTCAACATTATAAAGAAGCGTATGGCGAAGAATTTCCCACACAATTGCAGACTTTGCAAAATGGAGATTGCGTATATGTAGATTTGGATCATAATGGCAAAATAGACACCAATGACATGAGCCGGGCATTGGGGCATACCGACGATCCTGAATACCTTGCTGGTGTCAACATGGGCTTTAGCTGGAAGAATCTGGATGTTAGCCTCCAGTGGACAGGTGCTTGGGATGTGACTCGTATGATTGACGATTTATTCCGACGTCCGTTTATTAGTGGTAGTACGAACAACCAAGGGGGATTATTGCGTTATCACGTAGAAAACACGTGGACAGAAGAAAATCCGTCGCAAAGTGCGGCTTATCCACGTGCTACGTGGGTAAATGCAACGAATAATTATGCTGCCTCTACGCTTTATGAGCAGGATGCTAGTTATCTCCGATTGAAAAGTTTGCAGGTGGCGTATAATTTTCATTTCCCGTTTATGCAAAAAATGAAGTTGAATACTTGCCAATTGTCGTTTAGCGGTTACAACCTCCTTACTTTCACGGATTATATGTGGGGAGATCCTGAATCGACAGCTACTGGTTCCCCGACTTATCCGTTGACAAAAACTTATTCTTTGAGTTTAAAGCTTGGATTTTAA
- a CDS encoding RagB/SusD family nutrient uptake outer membrane protein, whose protein sequence is MKIKNKWIMTVVAGMTLSAFISCVDEVKFGNAFLDKAPGGSVTIDTVFNNAEYTRQYLTSLYSYQYYGLPYYNGSGDFPEVNNPYVGKCEVLSDCWQTSWSGCAMYSQYYNGSHTSGYGVRSDKWHYTTNRVWQAVRAGWLLVENIDGVPGLTDTEKATMKAEAKCIIAARYFDTFRHYGGIPIIKASFSGTDASYDMPRGSVEETVNFMVGLLDEAASNLPWNFDASEASNEEGHWTKAAAMALKCRILLFAASPLFNAAEPYHPDGANIPAVWYGGYKPELWEQCKNACTDFFQELTKNGHYQLVQATGTRPEDYRLAYRKGYATMGSSEILLSTRVITTDAFKSSYYIWHNWGDPLMSVQRLCYCPTQEYVEMFPWADGKPFDWEKAKSEGKLDQMFLTGTVGKGNIALTRDPRLYEEAIVNGQQKTLDWTSGNMSGQSFELWVGGTDAQLTPETQSGAYGTGYAPIKFLMGDDMLRQYTEWPYLRLSEIYLTYAEALLQTGDLPNAIKQVNVVRSRVGLGGLVECNPDKNLTTDKEALLQEILRERTCELGMEDCRFFDMIRYKMKDRFEKQLHGLRIYRLDTAGNRIKTAWYNGDRTSGAEMPTHFDYEIFEISGPTRYWWTNGFDPKWYLSPFPLTEVNKGYGLVQNPGW, encoded by the coding sequence ATGAAAATAAAAAATAAATGGATAATGACCGTTGTTGCCGGAATGACCTTGAGCGCATTTATTTCTTGCGTAGATGAAGTCAAGTTTGGTAATGCCTTTTTGGACAAGGCTCCCGGTGGATCTGTGACTATTGACACAGTTTTCAACAATGCGGAATATACCCGTCAATATCTGACTAGTTTGTATTCTTACCAATATTACGGATTACCTTATTATAATGGTTCGGGTGATTTTCCTGAAGTAAATAATCCGTATGTAGGCAAATGTGAAGTACTATCCGACTGTTGGCAGACTAGCTGGTCCGGTTGTGCCATGTATAGCCAATATTATAATGGCTCTCATACTTCAGGTTATGGAGTGCGTTCCGACAAATGGCACTATACGACAAACAGAGTATGGCAAGCCGTTCGTGCCGGATGGCTGTTGGTCGAGAATATAGATGGGGTTCCCGGATTAACTGACACGGAAAAGGCGACGATGAAAGCGGAAGCCAAATGCATCATAGCAGCTCGTTATTTCGATACGTTTCGTCATTATGGTGGTATTCCTATTATAAAGGCTTCTTTTAGTGGAACGGATGCCTCCTATGATATGCCTCGTGGTAGTGTGGAAGAAACTGTGAACTTTATGGTAGGGTTGTTAGATGAAGCTGCTTCCAATCTTCCTTGGAATTTTGATGCGAGTGAAGCATCCAACGAAGAAGGGCACTGGACAAAAGCGGCTGCCATGGCTCTGAAGTGTCGTATATTGTTGTTTGCTGCTTCCCCTTTATTTAATGCAGCAGAGCCTTACCATCCGGACGGGGCGAATATTCCGGCTGTTTGGTACGGTGGTTATAAACCTGAACTCTGGGAACAGTGCAAAAATGCTTGTACGGATTTCTTCCAAGAATTGACGAAAAATGGGCATTATCAATTAGTGCAAGCCACTGGCACACGTCCGGAAGATTATCGCTTAGCTTATCGCAAGGGATATGCTACAATGGGAAGTTCTGAAATTTTATTGAGTACCCGTGTGATCACGACGGATGCATTTAAATCTAGCTATTATATATGGCACAACTGGGGAGACCCTCTTATGAGTGTACAAAGATTGTGTTATTGCCCGACACAAGAATATGTAGAGATGTTCCCGTGGGCAGACGGTAAACCTTTCGATTGGGAAAAGGCCAAAAGCGAAGGCAAATTAGATCAAATGTTTTTAACAGGGACTGTGGGTAAAGGTAATATAGCACTGACACGTGATCCTCGTCTTTATGAGGAAGCCATTGTGAATGGGCAACAGAAGACATTGGATTGGACCTCCGGCAATATGAGCGGGCAAAGTTTTGAACTTTGGGTAGGTGGCACGGATGCTCAACTTACACCCGAGACACAATCTGGTGCTTATGGAACAGGTTATGCACCTATCAAGTTTCTGATGGGAGATGATATGCTTCGTCAATATACCGAATGGCCTTATTTGCGCCTCTCCGAGATTTATTTAACGTATGCGGAAGCATTGTTGCAAACCGGTGATTTGCCAAATGCTATTAAGCAAGTGAATGTGGTTCGTTCCCGTGTAGGCTTGGGGGGACTTGTCGAATGTAATCCGGACAAAAACTTAACGACGGATAAAGAAGCGTTGCTCCAAGAAATCCTTCGTGAACGCACCTGCGAACTGGGCATGGAAGATTGTCGTTTCTTTGACATGATTCGTTATAAAATGAAAGATCGTTTTGAAAAACAATTGCACGGACTTCGCATCTATCGTCTTGATACGGCGGGTAACCGAATAAAGACGGCTTGGTATAATGGTGATAGGACAAGTGGTGCAGAAATGCCGACACATTTCGATTACGAAATATTTGAAATTTCCGGTCCCACACGTTATTGGTGGACAAACGGATTTGATCCTAAATGGTACTTGTCTCCATTCCCTTTGACGGAAGTTAATAAAGGATATGGGCTTGTTCAGAATCCGGGATGGTAA
- a CDS encoding SusC/RagA family TonB-linked outer membrane protein, which produces MKKNKILIPALLACLSLQGLAQETNDSIMGKPKRLADQAVHIGYNTTQRLEESTASISTVYSEDFNKSGAKNVTNSLFGYGLGLTTLEGSGTYTTQESTFYVRGLQSLSNSTPLILVDGIERDLNYVTPEEVESVTILKDAAAVALYGYKGINGVINVVTKRGKYNAREVKISYDHTVNWQVRRPKFVDAYTYGNAMNEALTNDGKAARYSTDELSAFRSETYPYLYPNVDWTKETFKDTGASNIYNVSFRGGGAKFRYYAMANLTNNSGFIANPNMSAGYSTQDMYSKGNLRTNLDIDLTPKTKLKFNLLGTLSESRAPGANTTDHVGANLWDMIYTLPAAAFPAKLENGTWGGNAIWAGTSNPAAISQAASYSKAHNYSLFADMTLSQDLSSILPGLGANVLLSYDDIANYWEDHSKTFIYGSDAVTGWSNGEPTTIQHYSGGADSEMGTSANIVGWNRVFNFAGSLDYNRAFGLHTVYSQLKWDYEYRNTKGLNHTWYRQNASLYTHYGYNGRYFTDLTLVASESNKLAPGHKWAFSPTISAAWILSKENFIKDLSFVNFLKLRASFGIINTDRLPISDDTDQEGYWEQVYTTGAYYPFDTGYSVGTSSWTLGRLASLNSTHEKAYKYNIGLDATLFQGLNLTIDGYYQRRSDIWVSSGGQYSTVLGFTAPFENGGIVDSWGFELGADYTKSLSGITFNIGANFSLAKNKIIDMMEEPRMYSNLKQTGDPLNQVYGLQAIGFFKDQTDIDASPAQQFGEVKPGDIKYKDVNGDNKIDENDKCNLGYSTVAPEIYYSFHLGAEWKGLGFDAMFQGTGNYSAILNTKSVYWPLVNNTTISQYYYDNRWTEENQNVKYPRLTSQTNDNNFQNNTVWLEDRSFLKLRSVELYYKLPQSLMKKTNIMNGAKFYLRGVDLLCFDHIKIADPESYGATNPLTRSIVAGLAVEF; this is translated from the coding sequence ATGAAGAAAAATAAAATACTCATTCCGGCACTCCTTGCTTGCCTCAGCTTGCAAGGTCTTGCACAGGAAACCAACGATAGTATTATGGGTAAGCCAAAAAGGCTTGCAGATCAAGCTGTCCATATTGGTTATAACACCACGCAACGTTTGGAAGAATCGACCGCCTCTATTTCGACTGTCTATAGCGAGGACTTTAACAAAAGCGGTGCGAAAAATGTAACTAATTCGCTCTTTGGTTACGGCTTGGGATTGACTACATTAGAAGGTTCGGGTACTTATACGACACAAGAATCTACATTTTACGTACGCGGATTGCAAAGTTTGTCAAATAGCACTCCACTGATATTGGTGGATGGAATAGAACGTGATCTGAACTATGTAACCCCTGAAGAAGTAGAGTCTGTGACTATATTGAAGGATGCTGCAGCTGTAGCACTCTATGGATATAAAGGTATCAACGGAGTTATTAACGTGGTCACAAAAAGAGGTAAGTATAACGCTAGAGAGGTGAAAATTTCATATGATCATACTGTTAACTGGCAAGTACGTCGTCCTAAATTTGTGGATGCCTATACGTATGGTAATGCCATGAACGAAGCGTTAACGAACGATGGGAAAGCGGCTCGTTATTCTACTGATGAATTAAGTGCTTTTCGTTCGGAGACATACCCTTATCTTTACCCGAATGTGGATTGGACCAAAGAAACATTTAAAGATACGGGGGCATCAAATATCTATAACGTTAGTTTTCGTGGAGGTGGTGCAAAGTTCCGTTATTATGCTATGGCTAATTTAACGAATAACAGTGGATTTATTGCCAACCCAAACATGAGTGCCGGATATTCTACTCAAGATATGTATTCCAAAGGCAATTTGAGAACGAATCTGGATATTGACTTGACTCCTAAAACCAAATTGAAATTCAATCTATTGGGAACGTTAAGCGAGTCGAGAGCTCCCGGTGCAAATACCACGGATCATGTTGGTGCTAATTTGTGGGACATGATATATACTCTTCCAGCTGCCGCTTTTCCTGCTAAACTAGAAAACGGTACATGGGGCGGTAATGCCATTTGGGCAGGAACTAGTAATCCGGCAGCTATATCGCAGGCGGCTTCATATTCTAAAGCTCACAATTATTCGCTTTTCGCTGATATGACTTTGTCACAGGATTTGTCTTCTATCTTACCCGGATTAGGCGCTAACGTACTTCTGTCTTACGACGATATCGCTAATTATTGGGAAGATCATTCTAAGACATTTATATATGGAAGCGACGCTGTTACCGGGTGGTCGAATGGTGAACCTACTACGATTCAGCATTATAGTGGTGGTGCGGATAGCGAAATGGGAACAAGCGCCAATATAGTCGGATGGAACAGAGTATTTAACTTTGCAGGAAGTCTGGATTATAATCGAGCATTTGGTCTTCACACCGTATATTCTCAATTAAAATGGGATTACGAATATCGGAATACTAAGGGACTTAATCACACATGGTATCGCCAGAATGCATCTCTTTATACCCACTACGGGTATAATGGTCGCTACTTTACCGATCTGACTCTTGTGGCTTCGGAATCCAACAAGCTTGCTCCAGGACATAAATGGGCTTTTTCTCCGACGATTTCCGCTGCTTGGATATTATCAAAAGAAAATTTTATAAAAGACCTTTCTTTTGTTAATTTTTTAAAGTTGAGAGCTTCTTTTGGAATAATCAACACAGACAGGCTTCCAATAAGTGATGATACGGACCAAGAAGGTTATTGGGAGCAAGTTTATACGACTGGAGCCTATTATCCTTTTGATACCGGTTATTCTGTAGGCACAAGCAGCTGGACATTGGGACGTTTGGCTTCATTAAACTCTACGCACGAGAAAGCATATAAATATAATATAGGTTTGGATGCGACCTTATTTCAGGGATTGAACTTAACAATAGATGGTTATTATCAACGAAGAAGTGATATTTGGGTTTCTTCAGGCGGTCAATATTCTACGGTGTTGGGCTTTACGGCTCCGTTTGAGAACGGTGGCATTGTGGATAGTTGGGGATTTGAATTGGGAGCGGATTACACAAAGAGTTTAAGCGGTATAACGTTTAATATAGGTGCGAACTTTTCTTTAGCCAAGAACAAGATTATAGACATGATGGAAGAACCCCGCATGTATTCAAATTTGAAGCAGACTGGTGACCCTTTAAATCAAGTTTATGGATTGCAAGCTATTGGATTTTTCAAAGACCAGACAGATATTGATGCCAGCCCAGCTCAACAGTTTGGGGAGGTGAAACCGGGTGATATCAAGTATAAGGATGTTAATGGCGATAATAAGATTGACGAAAACGATAAATGTAATTTGGGATATAGTACAGTGGCTCCTGAAATCTATTACTCGTTCCACTTAGGTGCTGAATGGAAGGGATTAGGCTTCGACGCGATGTTTCAAGGAACAGGCAATTACTCTGCTATCTTGAATACGAAGAGTGTCTATTGGCCTCTGGTAAATAATACGACCATTTCTCAATATTATTATGATAATCGTTGGACGGAAGAAAACCAAAATGTTAAGTATCCTCGTCTGACTTCTCAGACCAATGATAACAATTTTCAAAACAATACGGTTTGGTTGGAAGATCGTTCATTCTTGAAGTTGCGTTCGGTAGAGCTCTATTATAAATTGCCACAATCATTGATGAAGAAGACGAATATCATGAATGGTGCGAAGTTCTACTTAAGAGGCGTTGATTTGCTCTGTTTTGATCACATCAAGATTGCCGATCCGGAATCCTATGGAGCAACAAATCCGTTAACACGGAGTATAGTGGCTGGATTAGCAGTAGAGTTTTAA